A region of the Curtobacterium flaccumfaciens pv. betae genome:
GGGACGCCGGTGTCTTCCCCCGACGCCGCCGAGCGCATGAGACGCCTCCGAATACTGCGGCGTCTCGAGCACGACGGGGCGTCGAGCGATGACGACGGCGTGTTCATCACCCAGGCGAAGCACGGCCCGAACGGCTCTTGCATCCTTCGATGGAACTCCCGCAGGTGCATCCCGAAGCCGGTCGTCCCCGAGCGCGCTGGTTCCTAGCGTCGTGTACATGACGAACACCACCGAAGTCCGGCCCACCGCCGGCACCGCAGCCCGCGACCGAGGGGGTGTCCGCGGCCTCATCGCCCGGCACCCGCTCGTGTCCTTCTTCACCATGGCACTCGGCCTGAGCTGGCTCGCGTGGGTGCCGTACATCCTGTCGCCGCACGGCATGGGCGTCTGGGACATCCACTTCCCCGAGGTCCTGGGCAGCGCTCAGTTCACGGGCGTCCTGCCCGGGGCGCTCCTCGGCCCGCTGGGCAGCGCGTTCATCGTCACCGCGGTCGCCGACGGTCGCGCGGGGCTCCGCCGCTGGGTCGGACGGCTGTTCCGCTGGCGGGTCGCCTGGTACTGGTACGCGCTGGCGCTCGTCGTCGTGCCGGCCCTGATCGTCGTGTCCGCGCTGCCGTTCGCCGGTGGTGACGTGCGGGCCCCCTCGGCCCTGGCCTTCGCCATGCTCGTGCCCGGGCTGGTCATCCAGCTGTTCTCGACCGGCCTGAGCGAGGAGCCCGGCTGGCGCGACTTCGCCCTGCCCCGCCTGCAGCACCGCTTCGGGGGCCTGGGCGCCGCCGCGATCCTCGGCCCGATCTGGGCGCTCTGGCACATGCCGCTGTACTTCAGCGACTGGGGCGGCTGGCCGAACGCGCACTGGAGCGAGCCCGTCGTGTTCGCCCTGTTCACCATCACCTTCAACGTCGTGATGATCCAGGTGTTCAACAAGACCCGCGAGAGCCTGCCCCTGGCCCTGCTGCTGCACGTCGGCGTGAACAACACGATCTCGACGCTCTTCCCCGAGATGTACCCGAGCATGACCGCCGGCACGCTGATGATCGGCCTGACCATCATGTCGACGATCGCCGCCGCGGTGCTCCTCGTCGCGACCCGTGGCCGCCTGGGCTACGACCCCGCCCGACGCGCCCTGCCCCTCGACGCACCGGTCCCCACCCACGCCCGCCTCGTAGGATCCAACGATGGCACCCGCTGAGCACGACGCGCTGCGCGCACCGGCCGAGCCGGCAGCACAGCGCGCCCGCCGCGTCGACGTCGTCGTCGCCCTCGGCACGGCCGTCGTCGCCCTCGGGCTGCTGCTCGGCCTGCCGCCCCTGGACGCCCTCGAGCCCGACGGTGCCGCCCTGGCGCTGCGGGCGCCAGCACCGTTCACCCTGGCGTGGAGCGTCCTGGCCCTCGGCCTGCTGGTCCAGTCGGCCGCCCTGCTCGCCGCCCGTCGGGCACCGCGCACCGTGCTGATCGTGGTCGCCGCCCTGCCGGTGGTGGTCGCGGCGCTCGCCCCGGAGTCGTTCGACGTGTTCGGCCTCACCGCACTGCCCGTGGTCGTCGCCGTCGTCCTCGCAGCACTCCGTGTCCCGCTGGCCCGCCTGTGGCCGACGCTCCTGGTCGCCGGGGCGCTCGTCGCCGCCGGCAGCGCGGTGCTGTCCGCCGTCGCCGGTGGTGCGTTCCGCGGTGACTTCTCGACGGGCCTGGCCGGCTCGCTCGGGCAGGGCGTGCTGCAGGCGATCGGTGCCGTCGGCCTGCCCCTGCTGGTCACCCTGCTGGTGCAGTCCCGCCGCGAGGTCCGCGTCGCCCGCACCGCCGAGGCCAGCGCTGTGAACCGTGAGCAGGACGCTCTGGTCGACGCCGCGGTGTCCCGCGAACGCGCCGCGATGGCCCGTGAGCTCCACGACATCGCCGCGCACCACCTGTCCGGCATCGCGCTGATGGCCGCCGTCATCGACCGGCAGATCGACGCGGACCCGGAGCGTGCCCACGAGGGTGCCCGCCAGGTCCGGGAGCAGAGCACCGCCGTGCTCGAGGACCTCCGCCGCCTGGTCGGCCTGCTCCGCGACGACGCCCCAGCCGAGCGCGCCGTCGAGACGGTCGCCGGCATCGTCGACCTGGCCGAACGCGCCCGGTTCCGCAGTGACGTCCGACTCGACGTGCTGCCGGGTGACCGCCCGCTGGCCGACGGCGTCGGCCCGCTCGCGCAGCTCGCCGCCTACCGCACCGTCCAGGAGGCACTCGCCAACGCCGCCCTGCACGCCCCGTCCGCCCCGTGCACCGTCACCATCGACGACCGTGACGCGACCCGGGTGGTGATCCGGGTGGAGAACGCACCCGCCACCGTCCCGGCAGCGGGGACCTCTCCCTCGGGCGGCAACGGCCTGCGGGGGATGCGCGAGCGGGCGGACCTGGTCGGGGCGCGCCTCCAGACCGGCCCGACCGCGACCGGCGGATGGCTGGTGGAGCTGGCGCTCGGCCGGGAGGCACCTGCCGCACCCGCGCAGGCCGCCGACGGCACCGGGGTGGTCGCGTGATCCGCGTGCTGGTCGCGGACGACCAGCCCCTGGTCCGCGCCGGGGTGTCCGCGCTCCTCGGCGCGGAGCCGGACATCGAGGTGGTCGGCGTGGCCGCCGACGGCGGCGAGGCGCTCGCGCTGGCGCGCGAGACGCGACCCGACGTCGCCTGCCTGGACATCCGGATGCCGGTGATGAACGGCATCGAGCTCGCCCGGATCTTCTGCGCTCCGGACGCCGATCCGGCGATCCCCGCGCTCATGCTGACGACGTTCGACCTGGACGACTACGTGTTCGGGGCGCTCGAGGCCGGTGCGTCCGGGTTCCTGCTCAAGGACGCCGAGCCGGACACCATCGTCGACGCCGTGCGACAGGTCGCCGCCGGCAACGGCACGCTCGACCAGGCGCTGACCCGGCGGGTGCTGCGGGAGTTCGTGTCACGGCGGAGCCTGCAGCCGGTCTCCGGCGACCGGGCCGACGGCGTGCTGACCGCCCGCGAGCGCGAGGTGCTCCTGCTGCTGGCACAGGGGATGTCGAACGAGGAGATCGCCGCTGCGCTCGTGCTCGAGGTGTCGACCGTCAAGTCGCACCTGGCGCGGATGCTGCCGAAGCTCGGGGTGCGATCGCGGCTGCAGGCCGTGGTGTGGGCGTACCAGAACCGGATCGTGACGGTGCCGGACCAGCCGTAGGGGCTGTCCGGGGAACGCACGTTCCCGTTCGGGGGACTGTGCACGGTCACTCCGGGCTGGTGCAGTGTATGCATGCACATCGAAACGCCGCCGGTCATCACCTCCGACGACACCTCCCTGCGGGGTGAGGTCATCCACGGGATGATCACGGCGTTGCGTTCCCGTCCGCTGCACGAGGTGACCCCCGAGGTCGTCGCGGCTGCGGCCGGTGTGGACACCGAGGTCGTCGCCCGGACGTTCCCGAGCTGGGACGGTCTGCTGCTCGCGACCATCGACCGGTGGAACGAGGAGCGCACCGTCCCGCTCATGCCCCTGGCCGAGCAGCACGGCACCATCCGGTTCCTGCGCGCGATCGTCACCGCGAACGTGGCCGACCCGTCGCTCATGCGGTTCCTGACGGCGACGCTGAACATCGCGGCGTCGCCCGAGCACCCGCTCGCGCCGATGCTGCACGTCCGGTGGCGACGGTTCCACGCCTTCGTGCAGCACGCCCTGGAGCGCGACGTCCTGCTCGGCCGGGAGCCGGGCACGATGGAGCCGGCGCGCGGTTCGGAGCAGCTGCTCGCGACCTACGAGGGACTGCAGCTGCAGTCCATGGTGCGGCCGGAGATGGACCTGCTCGAGGCCTTCGACCGTGCCGTGACGCGCCTGCGCGAGGGCTGGTCCCGCGCGTACGTGCCGCCCCTCTGGGACCTCGACCGGGTCGGTTGACCCTCCGGGTGGCCCGTCGGGCCGCCCCCAACAGACCGAGGACGCTAGGGCGTCCGAGGGCAGACGCTCACCGTCTGCACGCGTCGCCGCACGATTCGGGTTCGAGCGGCGGCGCGTACCAATCCCGGCAGGCCGGCGTTCGTTCAGCGCCGCCGGTCGCCGTGCGCTCGTTCCGGGCCGTCCGTGGGCGTGCGTTCGTTCCGCGCCGTCGGTCGCCGTGCACTCGTTCTGCGCCGTCAGTCGGCGTGCATCGCGAGCGGTCGCTCCGTGTCCACCTCGACGGGCTGCCGGCGGATGGCGATCACCGTGACGTCGTCGTCGTGCGGCACCTCGTCGGCGCGGGCCGAGAGCGCGAGGACGACCGCGTGCGGGTCGCGGCCGGCGCGGGCGATGGCGGCGACGGACTCGATCGTGTCGTCGAGGTCGTCGTACAGGTCGAGCACGCCGTCGCTGAACGAGACGAGCAGGTCACCCGGTTCGAGGGCACCCTGGGTCGTCGCCCACTCCTCGCGGATGCCGAGCCCGAGCGGCATGTCGCCCGACCGGAGCCGGTCGACGTGCCCGTCGGCGCGCAGGACGAAGCTCAGCCCGTGCCCGGCGTCGGCCCACTGGAGGCTGCCGTCGTCGGAGATCCGGGCGTGGAACAGTGTGGTGAAGGCGAGGTCGGGCCCGACACCTTCGGCGGTCAGCCCGTCGGAGGCCCGCTTCAGTGCCTCGCCGGGGTCCTCGACGGTCCGGGCGCTGCGCAGGGTCGCGCGCACCGCGGCCGCGATCAGCCCCGCGCCGACGCCCTTGCCCATGACGTCACCGAGGCTCACCGCCACGCCGGTCGGCGTCGGGTACCAGTCGAAGAAGTCGCCACCGACGCTCCGGGCCGGCAGGCAGGCACCGGCGACGACGACGTCCTCGGTGATGCGGCCGGTCGTCGTCGGGAGCAGGGACCGCTGCACCGCCGCTGCCCGGTCGATCTCGGCGCGGACCTTGCCCTCGCGCGCTTCGGCCGACCGCAGGTTCAGGCGCGAGCGACGGGAGAGCTCGTGCACGACGACGGCGACGGTGCCGAACACGACGACGAGGATGCCCAGGCGGACGAGTTCACTCGCGCCGGGCGCGTCGGACGGGGTCAGGACGTAGGGCGCGAGGATCACGAGCACGATGCCCGCGATCGCGAAGAGCACGGTGCGACGGCCCTCGAGCGACGCCCACCAGACCACCGGGAGCACCACGATCGCGGTGAACAGCGAGGAGCCGGAGCCCGTCCCGGTACGCAGCAGTGCGATCGTCAGGAAGTCGACGGTGAGCAGGACCGGCACCACCCAGGCCGCGCTGCGCACGAGCGTGGGGATCGCGCTCATCAGCGTCGCGACCACCACGCCGACCACGCTCGCGACGAACAGGTGGTGCTGGGTGATCGCCAGCGTCGGCATCACGACGCTCAGGAACGCCGACAGCGCCAACAGGCCGCTGATCGGAGCCTGACGGACGAGAGGGTTGTCGACGATGCTGGTTGGGCGAGTCATGCTCAGTGCAGGTTAGTGGTCCGGGCTGCTGAGCGACCGCCCCTGACCCCATCTGGGGACGCAGCCCTGGCCGCTCAGCGCGGCCAGGTGGCGACGACCGCGACCGTGTTGAACAGCACGTGCGCCAGGATCGCGCCGCCGATGCGGTCGGTCATCGCGACGAGCGTGCCGGTGAGCAGGCCGAGCAGGAACGTCGTCACGAACACCTGGAACCCGCCGAGCGACGTGCCACCCGCACCGAGCAGCAGGTGCAGCAGCGCGAACAGGAGCGCCGTGACCAGCACCGCGAGGAACCGGGTGCGGGGCGTGAGCTCGGCGGCGAGCCGGCGCTGGAACAGCCCGCGGAACACAACTTCTTCGAGCACCGGGCTGACGACGACGATGCCGATCGCCGACACGAGCAGCAGCCCGACGTCGGGCGTGCCGAGCGTCGGTGCCGGGACGAGCCCGGTCGACCCCGTGAACGCGATCGACAGGAACACGTCCACCGCGCGGCACACGATCACGATGCCGATCGCGAAGACCACGATCCCCAGGTCGAGCCGCAGCCGCGACACCATCGCCGAACGCGGGGTCCGACGGAGCACCACGGCGGCCGCGACGACGAGCGGCACCCACACGGCGGCGTCCGCGGCGAGCACCTGCAGGACCGGCGAGGGGATGCCCCCAGTCCGGGTGACCTGTCCGACGATCCGGGTCAGGATCACGGCGACGCCGAGTGCGACCAGGATGACGATGAGGTCGCGCTGTCGCCGCACGCTGGGCTCGGTGGTGGTCTGGGCCGGCTCGGAGCGCATGGGGCCACCGTAGAGGACACCGCGCGCCGGATGGCGACTTCCCCCGAGCAGTGCTCGTTCCTGTGGCACTATTTGTATGCCGTGCGCTGGGAGTACCCCGGCGTGCCTGTGTCGGGACCACGGGGACGGCCATGATCGGGGAAGGCAAAGGCGTGGAACTCCGCGACTACATCACGGTGCTCCGCAAGGGATGGGTGCTGATCGTCGTACTCGCCCTGGTGGGAGTGGCCGCAGCCGCAGGGTTCTCCCTGCTGAAGAAGCCGGTCTACTCGGCATCGGCGCAGGTCTTCGTCTCCACGGAGACGTCCGGCAGCGCCAGCGACCTGGCCCAGGGCAACACGTTCACCCAGCAGCGGGTGCTGACGTACTCGAACCTGGTGTCGACGCCGATCGTGCTGCTGCCGGTCATCTCGTCGCTCAAGCTCGACATGAACGCGGACCAGCTCGCGACCATGGTGTCGGCGACGGCGCCGACGAGCACCACCCTCATCGCCATCTCGGTCGAGGGCACCGATCCGGTGCAGGCCGCGAACATCGCGAACGCGACCTCGCAGAGCCTGACGAACGTCGTGCAGGACATCGAGGCCACGGACGCGAGCGGCAAGAGCACGGTCAAGCTCACCCGCGTGAAGCAGGCCGACGTTCCGAGCACGCCGGTCAGCCCGAACGTCCCCGTCAACGTCGCGCTCGGGCTGCTCGTCGGGCTCGCCCTCGGTGTCGGCATCGCCGTCCTGCGACAGACCCTGGACAACCGGATCCGCACCGAGCTCGACGTCGAGAAGATCAGCGACAAGCCGGTCGTCGGCGGGATCGCCTTCGACGCCAAGGCCGCCGAGCGCCCGCTCATCGTGCAGGTGGACCCGCGCAGCCCCCGCGCCGAGTCGTTCCGCACGCTCCGCACCAACCTGCAGTTCCTGGACATCGGCACCGGTGCCCGCACCTTCGTCATGACGTCGTCGATGCAGTCCGAGGGCAAGAGCACCACCGTCGCGAACCTGGCGATCGCCCTGGACAGCGCCGGGTTCCGCGTCATCCTGATCGACGCCGACCTGCGCCGCCCCCGCGTCGCCGAGTACATGGACGTCGAGAGCAACGCCGGTCTGACCGACGTGCTGATCGGCCGCGCCGACCTGGAGGACGTGGCCCACCCGTGGGGACGCGGCAAGCTCGTCATCCTGCCCGCCGGTCAGATCCCGCCGAACCCGTCCGAGCTGCTCGGCTCGCGCGCGATGCAGGACCTGATCGACCTGCTCGAGCAGCAGTTCGACTACGTCCTGTTCGACGCCCCGCCGCTGCTGCCCGTCACCGACGCGGCGATCCTGGCCAAGAAGGCCTCCGGCGCGATCGTCGCGGTCGCCTCGGGGCAGACGCTGAAGGGCCAGCTCGCCGCGGCCGTCGCCACCCTCGAGAACGTCGGCGCCCCGGTCTCCGGCTTCGTCCTGACGAAGATGCCGCTGAAGGGCCCGGGCGCCTACGGCCACGGCCGCTACGGCTACGGCTACAGCTACGGCCACGACGAGGACGACAACACCGTGACCACGTCGACACACCCGCCGAAGCGTGCCGGCAAGAAGCTGGGCGTGCTCCGCCGCGCCGGACGCTGAACGGGGCCGATCAGATGAAGAATCGCCGGGGGACCCGAAGCCTCGGCCGCGCACTGCCCCGGACCACGTTCATCCTGGTGGCCGTCGTGGTGGTGGCGCTGATCGTCGTCGACGTGGTGCTCGTCGCGCTCGCCCTGGGCCGCACTGCGCCCGAACAGAACGGACCGGCAGGTCCGATCCCGACCTTCTCGCAGGCACCGGATTCGAGCGAGACACCGAAGCCGAGTGCGTCTGCGGACGCAGACGCCACTGCGACCAAGCAGCAGGGTCGCCGCCTGTTGGCAGCGGTCGACGGCCAGGAGGCGTGGCGCGCGTCCGGTGGGTCGTGCGGCGGCCCGCGGCCGGTGCTGGAACACTCCGTGGACGGCGGGGCGACGTGGGTCCCGGTGGGACTCGGGACGGATGTCGGAGCGCTCATGGCGATCCGGGCCTCCAGTGCGGAGCTCTCGATCCTGGCAGGTGTCGGCGACGACTGCACCACGACGGCGCGGACCAGCGCCGACGCCGGCGTGACGTGGGAAGCCGGGGCGCCCGGCGCCGCCGGTGCCGGCATCAGCGCCGACGGCGTGGTGCTCTCGAAGGGGACCGTCCAGGCGCCGTGCGCCGACCCGATCGAGGCGTTCCAGGGGCAGCAGACCGCGGTCGTCATCTGCGACGGCCAACTCGAGTGGCGCACCGGTGAGGAAGCCTGGGTCGACGTGCCGATGGGTGGCGTGCGCTCGATCGCCGTCGACGGCAGCGACTACACGCTGGCCCGCGTGGGGGTCGCGTCGTGCGACGGCGTGCAGCTCGTGACGATGCCCGCCGCCGGGGTGACGCCGAGCACCCCCGTCACGCCTGTCGGTTGCGCTGACGGCGCGGACACGGACAACACCGTCACCATCGACCGCGCCGGCCAGGACGTGTGGCTGTGGGACGGCACGACCGTGCGGGTCTCGTCGGACGGCGGGGCGACGTGGTGACCGGGGCGTCCTCGTGACGGCGGACGCGCTCCGCGCACCGCGCGCCCTCGGAGCCACCGACGAGTGGAGCCGCACGTACTCACGCCGTGTGCTCTTCACCGACCTGCTGGCCCTGATCTGGGTCGTCTTCGGCGTGCAGATCGCCTGGCTCGGACTCGAGTCGAACCTGGCCACGAACACCGCCGACCTGCGACTGAGCTACTCCGCGATCTCCATCGTGGTGATCGTCGTGTGGATGAGCGCACTCGCCCTGTACG
Encoded here:
- a CDS encoding sensor histidine kinase, translating into MAPAEHDALRAPAEPAAQRARRVDVVVALGTAVVALGLLLGLPPLDALEPDGAALALRAPAPFTLAWSVLALGLLVQSAALLAARRAPRTVLIVVAALPVVVAALAPESFDVFGLTALPVVVAVVLAALRVPLARLWPTLLVAGALVAAGSAVLSAVAGGAFRGDFSTGLAGSLGQGVLQAIGAVGLPLLVTLLVQSRREVRVARTAEASAVNREQDALVDAAVSRERAAMARELHDIAAHHLSGIALMAAVIDRQIDADPERAHEGARQVREQSTAVLEDLRRLVGLLRDDAPAERAVETVAGIVDLAERARFRSDVRLDVLPGDRPLADGVGPLAQLAAYRTVQEALANAALHAPSAPCTVTIDDRDATRVVIRVENAPATVPAAGTSPSGGNGLRGMRERADLVGARLQTGPTATGGWLVELALGREAPAAPAQAADGTGVVA
- a CDS encoding response regulator: MIRVLVADDQPLVRAGVSALLGAEPDIEVVGVAADGGEALALARETRPDVACLDIRMPVMNGIELARIFCAPDADPAIPALMLTTFDLDDYVFGALEAGASGFLLKDAEPDTIVDAVRQVAAGNGTLDQALTRRVLREFVSRRSLQPVSGDRADGVLTAREREVLLLLAQGMSNEEIAAALVLEVSTVKSHLARMLPKLGVRSRLQAVVWAYQNRIVTVPDQP
- a CDS encoding TetR/AcrR family transcriptional regulator codes for the protein MHIETPPVITSDDTSLRGEVIHGMITALRSRPLHEVTPEVVAAAAGVDTEVVARTFPSWDGLLLATIDRWNEERTVPLMPLAEQHGTIRFLRAIVTANVADPSLMRFLTATLNIAASPEHPLAPMLHVRWRRFHAFVQHALERDVLLGREPGTMEPARGSEQLLATYEGLQLQSMVRPEMDLLEAFDRAVTRLREGWSRAYVPPLWDLDRVG
- a CDS encoding type II CAAX prenyl endopeptidase Rce1 family protein: MRSEPAQTTTEPSVRRQRDLIVILVALGVAVILTRIVGQVTRTGGIPSPVLQVLAADAAVWVPLVVAAAVVLRRTPRSAMVSRLRLDLGIVVFAIGIVIVCRAVDVFLSIAFTGSTGLVPAPTLGTPDVGLLLVSAIGIVVVSPVLEEVVFRGLFQRRLAAELTPRTRFLAVLVTALLFALLHLLLGAGGTSLGGFQVFVTTFLLGLLTGTLVAMTDRIGGAILAHVLFNTVAVVATWPR
- a CDS encoding PP2C family protein-serine/threonine phosphatase; translation: MTRPTSIVDNPLVRQAPISGLLALSAFLSVVMPTLAITQHHLFVASVVGVVVATLMSAIPTLVRSAAWVVPVLLTVDFLTIALLRTGTGSGSSLFTAIVVLPVVWWASLEGRRTVLFAIAGIVLVILAPYVLTPSDAPGASELVRLGILVVVFGTVAVVVHELSRRSRLNLRSAEAREGKVRAEIDRAAAVQRSLLPTTTGRITEDVVVAGACLPARSVGGDFFDWYPTPTGVAVSLGDVMGKGVGAGLIAAAVRATLRSARTVEDPGEALKRASDGLTAEGVGPDLAFTTLFHARISDDGSLQWADAGHGLSFVLRADGHVDRLRSGDMPLGLGIREEWATTQGALEPGDLLVSFSDGVLDLYDDLDDTIESVAAIARAGRDPHAVVLALSARADEVPHDDDVTVIAIRRQPVEVDTERPLAMHAD
- a CDS encoding polysaccharide biosynthesis tyrosine autokinase is translated as MELRDYITVLRKGWVLIVVLALVGVAAAAGFSLLKKPVYSASAQVFVSTETSGSASDLAQGNTFTQQRVLTYSNLVSTPIVLLPVISSLKLDMNADQLATMVSATAPTSTTLIAISVEGTDPVQAANIANATSQSLTNVVQDIEATDASGKSTVKLTRVKQADVPSTPVSPNVPVNVALGLLVGLALGVGIAVLRQTLDNRIRTELDVEKISDKPVVGGIAFDAKAAERPLIVQVDPRSPRAESFRTLRTNLQFLDIGTGARTFVMTSSMQSEGKSTTVANLAIALDSAGFRVILIDADLRRPRVAEYMDVESNAGLTDVLIGRADLEDVAHPWGRGKLVILPAGQIPPNPSELLGSRAMQDLIDLLEQQFDYVLFDAPPLLPVTDAAILAKKASGAIVAVASGQTLKGQLAAAVATLENVGAPVSGFVLTKMPLKGPGAYGHGRYGYGYSYGHDEDDNTVTTSTHPPKRAGKKLGVLRRAGR
- a CDS encoding CPBP family intramembrane glutamic endopeptidase — its product is MTNTTEVRPTAGTAARDRGGVRGLIARHPLVSFFTMALGLSWLAWVPYILSPHGMGVWDIHFPEVLGSAQFTGVLPGALLGPLGSAFIVTAVADGRAGLRRWVGRLFRWRVAWYWYALALVVVPALIVVSALPFAGGDVRAPSALAFAMLVPGLVIQLFSTGLSEEPGWRDFALPRLQHRFGGLGAAAILGPIWALWHMPLYFSDWGGWPNAHWSEPVVFALFTITFNVVMIQVFNKTRESLPLALLLHVGVNNTISTLFPEMYPSMTAGTLMIGLTIMSTIAAAVLLVATRGRLGYDPARRALPLDAPVPTHARLVGSNDGTR